A window from Manduca sexta isolate Smith_Timp_Sample1 chromosome 24, JHU_Msex_v1.0, whole genome shotgun sequence encodes these proteins:
- the LOC115453162 gene encoding serine/arginine-rich splicing factor 7, with product MSRYGDCKVYVGDLGNNASKPELEDAFSYYGPLRNVWVARNPPGFAFVEFEDPRDAEDAIRGLDGRTICGRRARVEMSNGGRGYGGRGPPPRSRLPPRPYDDRCYDCGDRGHYARDCTRRRRRSRSRSRRRTRSRSPRSGSRSRSRSRSRSRSKARSMSRSRSRSASKDSKKSN from the exons ATGTCACGGTATGGAGACTGTAAAGTCTATGTGGGAGATCTTGGTAACAACGCTAGTAAACCTGAATTAGAAGACGCTTTTTCCTATTACGGTCCATTGAGAAATGTTTGGGTGGCCAGAAATCCACCCGGCTTCGCTTTTGTAGAGTTCGAAGACCCGCGAGATGCCGAAGACGct ATTCGTGGACTAGACGGTCGCACAATATGCGGACGTCGGGCTCGTGTGGAAATGTCCAACGGGGGTCGCGGTTATGGGGGTCGCGGTCCCCCTCCGCGGTCACGCTTGCCGCCGCGTCCGTACGATGACCGCTGCTACGACTGCGGCGATCGAGGACACTATGCTCGTGATTGCACACGTCGCCGCCGTCGCAG CCGCTCGAGGTCCCGCAGACGCACGCGCTCGCGCTCGCCGCGGTCGGGCTCTCGCTCGCGCAGCCGCTCCCGCTCGCGCTCGCGCTCCAAGGCTCGCTCAATGTCGCGCTCGAGGTCACGATCTGCATCTAAAGATTCCAAGAAGTCAAACTAG
- the LOC115453160 gene encoding striatin isoform X1, whose translation MKIPTAMDDNSVSHHNGGQVGSQIGVSVNNKQNEEPSQTVQYSIPGILHFIQHEWARFELERSQWEVDRAEFEARIAFLQGERKGQENLKNDLVRRIKMLEYALKQERAKFHKLKYGVELQQGDVRPPPEEPPAEPEPAERAQWKQGRQLIKQYLQEIGYTDTILDVRSNRVRALLGLNNEEAENPNYRNYDKQQHDRCDYAMNHMVRKYDYGKEPRKSGVSASGGFNEEGLSVQETAAVFANFEFLTNQEMDMDEIDDLDAKQSHHATGKQGEEVDHEAEEVLNELNLLTESEAVGGGQGDEYPVGGSAVATGSVPAGGAGGAGGAGAAGAGAGEADEEPLALGELAQLTVSNEPEAYDVTSTNKESFRKTWNAKYTLRSHFDGVRALAFHPTEAALVTASEDHTLKLWNLQRTVPAKKSAGLDVEPLYTFRAHTAPVLCLAMGAPRSEECFSGGLDGTIRVWNLPPPTADPYDPYDPAVQGAVLREHTDAVWSLASAGGRLLSSSADGTVRLWAPRGARPLLATLRADESPLAPPPAAADFADAASRAAVVYRDGTLLLYDLETGQPVLRVPCDSPANRVRSHPTLPLLVTAHEDRHIRFWDAVSGRCAHAMVAHLDAVTGLALDPNGLFLLSGSHDCSVRLWNLDTKTCVQEITAHRKKFDESILDVAFHPLRPYIASAGADGLAKVFV comes from the exons ATGAAAATCCCAACAGCCATGGATGATAACTCCGTATCTCATCACAACGGAGGCCAAGTAGGATCTCAAATTGGAGTTAgtgtaaataacaaacaaaatgaggAACCTAGTCAAACTGTCCAGTATTCAATACCGGGCattttgcattttattcaaCACGAATGGGCGAGATTCGAACTGGAGAGATCACAATGGGAGGTGGACAGAGCTGAGTTTGag GCGCGGATCGCCTTCCTCCAAGGCGAGAGGAAGGGTCAAGAGAATCTAAAGAATGACCTGGTCAGACGGATCAAGATGCTGGAGTATGCGTTGAAACAGGAACGGGCCAAGTTTCACAAGTTGAAGTACGGCGTGGAGTTACAGCAGGGAGACGTTCGCCCACCACCGGAGGAGCCGCCAGCGGAGCCCGAGCCGGCCGAGAGGGCGCAGTGGAAGCAGGGACGACAACTTATAAAACAATACCTGCAG GAAATTGGCTACACAGACACAATCCTCGACGTGCGCTCGAATCGAGTGCGCGCCCTTCTTGGACTCAACAATGAGGAGGCCGAGAATCCCAACTATAGAAACTATGATAAGCAACAACATGACAGATGTGACTACGCCATGAATCATATGGTTCGCAAATATGATTATG gCAAGGAGCCGCGCAAGAGTGGCGTGTCGGCAAGCGGCGGTTTCAACGAAGAAGGCCTCTCGGTGCAGGAGACGGCCGCAGTGTTCGCCAACTTTGAGTTCCTGACCAATCAGGAGATGGACATGGACGAAATTGACGATCTAGATGCCAAACAATCACACCATGCTACTGGTAAACAAG GAGAAGAGGTAGATCACGAGGCCGAGGAAGTGTTGAATGAGTTGAACTTACTCACCGAGAGTGAAGCTGTTGGCGGCGGCCAGGGTGATGAATACCCAGTTG GCGGCAGCGCGGTGGCGACGGGGTCCGTGcccgcgggcggcgcgggcggtgcgggcggcgcgggggcggcgggcgcgggcgcgggtgaGGCCGACGAGGAGCCGCTCGCGCTGGGCGAGCTGGCGCAGCTCACCGTCAGCAATGAGCCCGAGGCCTACGACGTCACCAGCACCAACAAGGAGTCCTTCCGCAAGACATGGAACGCCAAGTACACGCTGAGATCGCACTTCGACGGA GTGCGCGCCCTCGCGTTCCACCCGACGGAGGCGGCGTTGGTGACCGCCTCGGAGGACCACACGCTGAAGCTGTGGAACCTGCAGCGCACGGTGCCGGCGAAGAAGTCTGCCGGACTCGACGTGGAGCCGCTGTACACCTTCCGCGCGCACACCGCGCCCGTGCTCTGTCTCGCCATGGGCGCGCCGCGCTCCGAGGAGTGCTTCTCCGGCGGCCTCGACGGCACCATCCGCGTCTGGAACCTGCCGCCGCCCACCGCCGACCCGTACGACCCTTATGATCCCGCAGTACAg GGCGCGGTGCTGCGCGAGCACACGGACGCGGTGTGGTCGCTGGCGAGCGCGGGCGGGCGGCTGCTGTCGTCGTCGGCGGACGGCACGGTGCGGCTGTGGGCGCCGCGCGGCGCTCGTCCCCTGCTGGCCACGCTGCGCGCCGACGAGTCGCCGCTCGCACCGCCGCCTGCGGCCGCCGACTTCGCAGACGCCGCCTCGCGGGCCGCCGTCGTCTACCGCGACGGCACGCTCTTACTCTATGATCTTGAAACCGGACAG CCGGTATTGCGCGTGCCGTGTGATAGCCCGGCGAACCGTGTGCGCTCGCACCCGACGCTGCCGCTGCTGGTGACGGCGCACGAGGACCGTCACATCCGGTTCTGGGACGCGGTATCCGGTAGATGCGCGCACGCCATGGTGGCGCACCTGGACGCCGTGACGGGTCTGGCGCTGGACCCCAACGGGTTGTTCCTGTTGTCAGGCTCGCATGACTGCTCCGTGCGTTTGTGGAACCTCGACACCAAGACCTGCGTGCAGGAGATTACGGCGCACCGCAAGAAGTTCGACGAGAGCATCCTGGACGTGGCGTTCCATCCGCTGCGGCCGTACATAGCAAGCGCGGGAGCCGACGGACTCGCGAAGGTCTTCGTTTGA
- the LOC115453160 gene encoding striatin isoform X2, which yields MKIPTAMDDNSVSHHNGGQVGSQIGVSVNNKQNEEPSQTVQYSIPGILHFIQHEWARFELERSQWEVDRAEFEARIAFLQGERKGQENLKNDLVRRIKMLEYALKQERAKFHKLKYGVELQQGDVRPPPEEPPAEPEPAERAQWKQGRQLIKQYLQEIGYTDTILDVRSNRVRALLGLNNEEAENPNYRNYDKQQHDRCDYAMNHMVRKYDYGKEPRKSGVSASGGFNEEGLSVQETAAVFANFEFLTNQEMDMDEIDDLDAKQSHHATGEEVDHEAEEVLNELNLLTESEAVGGGQGDEYPVGGSAVATGSVPAGGAGGAGGAGAAGAGAGEADEEPLALGELAQLTVSNEPEAYDVTSTNKESFRKTWNAKYTLRSHFDGVRALAFHPTEAALVTASEDHTLKLWNLQRTVPAKKSAGLDVEPLYTFRAHTAPVLCLAMGAPRSEECFSGGLDGTIRVWNLPPPTADPYDPYDPAVQGAVLREHTDAVWSLASAGGRLLSSSADGTVRLWAPRGARPLLATLRADESPLAPPPAAADFADAASRAAVVYRDGTLLLYDLETGQPVLRVPCDSPANRVRSHPTLPLLVTAHEDRHIRFWDAVSGRCAHAMVAHLDAVTGLALDPNGLFLLSGSHDCSVRLWNLDTKTCVQEITAHRKKFDESILDVAFHPLRPYIASAGADGLAKVFV from the exons ATGAAAATCCCAACAGCCATGGATGATAACTCCGTATCTCATCACAACGGAGGCCAAGTAGGATCTCAAATTGGAGTTAgtgtaaataacaaacaaaatgaggAACCTAGTCAAACTGTCCAGTATTCAATACCGGGCattttgcattttattcaaCACGAATGGGCGAGATTCGAACTGGAGAGATCACAATGGGAGGTGGACAGAGCTGAGTTTGag GCGCGGATCGCCTTCCTCCAAGGCGAGAGGAAGGGTCAAGAGAATCTAAAGAATGACCTGGTCAGACGGATCAAGATGCTGGAGTATGCGTTGAAACAGGAACGGGCCAAGTTTCACAAGTTGAAGTACGGCGTGGAGTTACAGCAGGGAGACGTTCGCCCACCACCGGAGGAGCCGCCAGCGGAGCCCGAGCCGGCCGAGAGGGCGCAGTGGAAGCAGGGACGACAACTTATAAAACAATACCTGCAG GAAATTGGCTACACAGACACAATCCTCGACGTGCGCTCGAATCGAGTGCGCGCCCTTCTTGGACTCAACAATGAGGAGGCCGAGAATCCCAACTATAGAAACTATGATAAGCAACAACATGACAGATGTGACTACGCCATGAATCATATGGTTCGCAAATATGATTATG gCAAGGAGCCGCGCAAGAGTGGCGTGTCGGCAAGCGGCGGTTTCAACGAAGAAGGCCTCTCGGTGCAGGAGACGGCCGCAGTGTTCGCCAACTTTGAGTTCCTGACCAATCAGGAGATGGACATGGACGAAATTGACGATCTAGATGCCAAACAATCACACCATGCTACTG GAGAAGAGGTAGATCACGAGGCCGAGGAAGTGTTGAATGAGTTGAACTTACTCACCGAGAGTGAAGCTGTTGGCGGCGGCCAGGGTGATGAATACCCAGTTG GCGGCAGCGCGGTGGCGACGGGGTCCGTGcccgcgggcggcgcgggcggtgcgggcggcgcgggggcggcgggcgcgggcgcgggtgaGGCCGACGAGGAGCCGCTCGCGCTGGGCGAGCTGGCGCAGCTCACCGTCAGCAATGAGCCCGAGGCCTACGACGTCACCAGCACCAACAAGGAGTCCTTCCGCAAGACATGGAACGCCAAGTACACGCTGAGATCGCACTTCGACGGA GTGCGCGCCCTCGCGTTCCACCCGACGGAGGCGGCGTTGGTGACCGCCTCGGAGGACCACACGCTGAAGCTGTGGAACCTGCAGCGCACGGTGCCGGCGAAGAAGTCTGCCGGACTCGACGTGGAGCCGCTGTACACCTTCCGCGCGCACACCGCGCCCGTGCTCTGTCTCGCCATGGGCGCGCCGCGCTCCGAGGAGTGCTTCTCCGGCGGCCTCGACGGCACCATCCGCGTCTGGAACCTGCCGCCGCCCACCGCCGACCCGTACGACCCTTATGATCCCGCAGTACAg GGCGCGGTGCTGCGCGAGCACACGGACGCGGTGTGGTCGCTGGCGAGCGCGGGCGGGCGGCTGCTGTCGTCGTCGGCGGACGGCACGGTGCGGCTGTGGGCGCCGCGCGGCGCTCGTCCCCTGCTGGCCACGCTGCGCGCCGACGAGTCGCCGCTCGCACCGCCGCCTGCGGCCGCCGACTTCGCAGACGCCGCCTCGCGGGCCGCCGTCGTCTACCGCGACGGCACGCTCTTACTCTATGATCTTGAAACCGGACAG CCGGTATTGCGCGTGCCGTGTGATAGCCCGGCGAACCGTGTGCGCTCGCACCCGACGCTGCCGCTGCTGGTGACGGCGCACGAGGACCGTCACATCCGGTTCTGGGACGCGGTATCCGGTAGATGCGCGCACGCCATGGTGGCGCACCTGGACGCCGTGACGGGTCTGGCGCTGGACCCCAACGGGTTGTTCCTGTTGTCAGGCTCGCATGACTGCTCCGTGCGTTTGTGGAACCTCGACACCAAGACCTGCGTGCAGGAGATTACGGCGCACCGCAAGAAGTTCGACGAGAGCATCCTGGACGTGGCGTTCCATCCGCTGCGGCCGTACATAGCAAGCGCGGGAGCCGACGGACTCGCGAAGGTCTTCGTTTGA
- the LOC119190427 gene encoding uncharacterized protein LOC119190427, protein MICLYYNQHIEPIIPIHIILVGYWNLHNMGIHMYQVSLIFFGLFAYSFCLNPQKLKSPENYGPYVMDWQSAELCKGPKAVNVAQVTFNFNKESGLFTFNYTFKIDTRIDEIKVSVSTEKNGAKTTMWNYRIKDPCRNFIVGSLVRLYFKTDNNCVTKKGFYLCQLNFHETGKLFLGDSFFYGQFIFKSIIMSKAGRNQ, encoded by the exons ATGATATGTTTATATTACAATCAACACATAGAACCAATAATAcccatacatattattttagtcGGTTATTGGAATTTGCACAATATGGGTATACATATGTACCAAGTTTCACTAattttctttggtttatttgcATACAGTTTTTGTTTAAATCCACAGAAACTAAAATCCCCagaaaattat GGTCCTTACGTTATGGATTGGCAATCCGCGGAGCTTTGTAAAGGTCCCAAAGCTGTGAACGTAGCGCaagtaacatttaattttaataaggaatCTGGCCTATTCACATTTAATTACACGTTTAAAATTGATACTCGAATTGATGAG ATCAAAGTATCTGTATCGACCGAAAAAAATGGCGCAAAGACCACAATGTGGAACTACCGAATAAAAGATCCATGTCGAAACTTCATAGTAGGAAGTTTAGTAcgactatattttaaaactgataATAATTGCGTGACCAAAAAG gGCTTCTATTTGTGTCAGCTAAATTTCCACGAGACAGGCAAATTGTTTTTGGGTGATTCATTTTTCTAcggtcaatttatatttaaatcaattattatgtCTAAAGCAG GCAGAAATCAGTAA